The nucleotide sequence CGGTTGTGGAGTACTCCGTTATATTTTTGAGACATCGATGTTCACCTCTACATTCAGAGTAAAAAACTTTTTACTTAATGTAAAGTATTTTTGACACCAAAGGAGAAATTTAGTATTTTTTTCCTAAAAAGATGCAAGCTCCAGGCAAGTGAATTCATAAAAAAGAGCCTGCTAATATTTTGTGCAGGCTTCCATCCTTATTTTTCTTCTGCTGCCAGTTTTAACGCTTGAAACGCATTAATCATGCCTGATCCGAATTGCGGATCAGAGCCCGGCATACCGAGATCATTTGCGGATCTCCGCATGATATCCAGAACTTTGTCAGCGCTTGGTTTTTTCCCGTGCTTCTCCAAATAAGCTGAAATAATAAGCCCTGCTGTAGCCGCGGTTTTCGGCGCAGCCAGGCTGGTGCCGGCAGAAAATTCGTATCCTTTAGGCATACCCAGGTAAAACGGAATAACAGGCTGGGGAAGGTCTATCGGATAGGTTGTCAAAATAAGGGGAGCAAGGGTTTGATCCGTATAGTCCAAAACGCCGCCCGGAGCGGTAAAATCAATTTCTTTTCCATAATTTGAGTAAGGAGCGAGCTGGTTCTGTCTCGTCGCAGCTGATACGGATACCGTGTTTTTGAGGCTTCCGCCAGGCAAATGCACCATTCGCTCACCAGGTCTGCCCAATTGTTCCCCTGCCCTGCCCGGATTCGATAGATCAATTCCCTCATTGCCCGCACTGGCTACTATGAGAATGCCATTTCTTCGGGCAAGTCCCGCTGCTTTTTCAAATGCTCTTACCGCAATTCTTTCGTCTTTATCAGAAAGTGATTTGTACGTGCCGAGACTGATTTGAATCACATCTGCACGGTCCCGGATGGCGGCCAGGACCCCCTCAATCATCCACGAGAATTGTCCCGCATCCTTGTCCATGACCTTATATGGGACAATGCCAAGACCCGGCCCTACTCCAAGCAGCTCTCCATTTGCCGATATCATCCCCGCAGTCATCGTCCCATGGCCATTGTTATCATCTGTCGAAGGAGAATTTGGTACGAAGGATTGACCTGGCCGGACGATGCTTTCTTTCAAATCAGGATGTTCAAGGTCAATTCCGGTATCAACGACCGCTATTTCAACGTTCCGGCTTCCTCTGTGCAGCTCATAGCTTTTTCCGCCTTCGGTGACAGCTTTGACATCCCAGCCCCAGTTTTTATAAAGGAGCGCAGAGGAAATCACTGGCCAGCTAATGAACGAATCTTTCGGTATATCAGGCAATTTCATTTCCGGGTCCGAACCGCTCTCCAGAATGTAAGGTTCCAGCTGCTGTTCAATTTTTTTTACAGTTTTCTCGAGGTTTCCTTTATCGGAAGAGGATACCCGGACCAGACCCGCACCCGGCAAAGGTTTCACATCTGTTCCAGGTGAAAGACCATCCGGTGTGCGAAAATTCTCCCATTTCATGTCATCGTTAACGGAGATTAGCACAGAACCGGCTTCTGCCTCTGCTGGATATGCACAGGCAGCTACTGCTGACAAAATGGCAAGTAGGAACCACTTTTTCATTTTCCTCTCCTCCTTTTACCAGTTCACGACCTCAATCGTTTTCTGTTCCCGGTTGTTTTGATAAAAGCTTGCATAATGGCCGTCCATATTCATCAGTTCATCATGTGTTCCCTGTTCAGCTATTGTTCCGTCATGCATGACAAAAATACGGTCTGCATTTTGGATGGTGCTGAGGCGGTGTGCGATGACAATCCTTGTGCATTTCATGTTCGTCAAATACTGGTCTATTCTGGCTTCATTCAGCTGATCAAGCGAGCTTGTCGCCTCATCTAAAACCAGAATAGAAGGTTTATGAAGCAGGGCGCGCGCCAAGGCAATTCTTTGCCGCTGCCCCCCAGAGATATTCATGCCCATTTCACTGATCATTGTGTGGTACTTCATCGGCATTGTCATAATATCTTGGTGAATTTGCGCCATTTTTGCCGCTTCCTCCACTTCTTCCATTGAAGCATTGTGTCTGTGGACGGTAATGTTGTTATAAATTGAACGGTTAAATAATGTGACGTCCTGGGGCACAACACCAATCTGGCTTCTGAGTCGCGGTTTATCCCAATCCTTTAAATCCACTCCGTCAA is from Bacillus sp. FSL H8-0547 and encodes:
- a CDS encoding S8 family serine peptidase translates to MKKWFLLAILSAVAACAYPAEAEAGSVLISVNDDMKWENFRTPDGLSPGTDVKPLPGAGLVRVSSSDKGNLEKTVKKIEQQLEPYILESGSDPEMKLPDIPKDSFISWPVISSALLYKNWGWDVKAVTEGGKSYELHRGSRNVEIAVVDTGIDLEHPDLKESIVRPGQSFVPNSPSTDDNNGHGTMTAGMISANGELLGVGPGLGIVPYKVMDKDAGQFSWMIEGVLAAIRDRADVIQISLGTYKSLSDKDERIAVRAFEKAAGLARRNGILIVASAGNEGIDLSNPGRAGEQLGRPGERMVHLPGGSLKNTVSVSAATRQNQLAPYSNYGKEIDFTAPGGVLDYTDQTLAPLILTTYPIDLPQPVIPFYLGMPKGYEFSAGTSLAAPKTAATAGLIISAYLEKHGKKPSADKVLDIMRRSANDLGMPGSDPQFGSGMINAFQALKLAAEEK